Part of the candidate division Zixibacteria bacterium HGW-Zixibacteria-1 genome is shown below.
CGAACGGCGGGACAGGTAATTATAAGCTTTACGGCGTGCTGTTTCAAGCTCAAATTTGGAAAAATAGCCCCAGCGGCTTTTTAGCAGCTGCAAAGCCAATGCGGTTTCATCGATATCTTCAAATAGTTCGGCCGCAACCGCTTTGGCCAGATCGGCAGGAACGTATTTCTGCTGCAGACAGCCGATTATGTAATTCTTGCCGGCTGGTTTATTCCGAAGAATCGATTCGGCAAACTCTTTTGCAAAAGCGGCATCATCTATCAGCCCCTTTTCCTCGAATTTTTCGATCATTTCCGCAATGATTTCCTTGCTGTATCCTTTCTCGAACATTTTGGCGGCCAGGTGCCCGGATGAATACGATCTACGGGAAAGCAGATAAACCAGGTATTCTTCCGCCCGCTGCAGATCCGACTGGTTTTTGATCTCATCGATCAGGTCGGCTTCGATCTTCATCCCCGGCTTGAGGCGGTATTGATCCAGAACCCGCGATGTTGCGAGGATTTCGGTACCATGGGCGAACCGGAGGAGGTAGTTTTTGCCTTTTCTTTGAATATTTTCAATATGCCCGATTTTTGTCATACACCTAAACTACGAAATCCGGGACAACATTCAAGTCAAAAAGGAACTTAAGAATGCCCTTTTTCGTTTTAAATGAATTCATTAATGTCATATATTGACATGAAGTGCTTGATTGGAGGATATATTATGCCGGTTAGAAAATACAAAGAGATCGATCGGGCCAAAATTGTGATGGATGGTGTGATCGGAACCACCAAAATGGTGCCGATCGGCAAGAATGAAGGGTGGGAAGACCACACCATGCGCGTTTTCAAAATTGCTCCGGGCGGCCATACACCGAAGCACGCCCATGACTGGGAGCATGTCAATTATATCATGTCGGGCAAGGGGAGACTGACCATTGACGGCAAAGTGCATGAAGTGGAGGCAAAAGACTTCGCCTTTGTCCCGCCCAATGCGCTTCACCAGTTCGAGAATCCGTACGGCACGGATTTCGAGTTTATTTGTATTGTGCCCAACCGTGGGGAATATTAAATATTCCCCGCCGTGGCAATCACGTAATTTTTCGTATTGAAATATTTCCCGGCCAGTTCACTGACGTGAGCGGCGGTGACGCTCCTGATTTTATCTATATAGGTGTCGTCATAATCATAACCAAGTCCCAGGTACTCATTAACGCCCATGTAATAAGCCTGATTGATGCGTGACAGGCGCGCCATCAGCGATGACCCCCAGATTGAATTGACCGCCTGCTCCAGTTCATCTTCGGTCGGCGGCTCGGTCTTGAGCCGTTCTATTTCGGCCATGATCCCGGCTTTGGCCTCATTGAAATTCTTGACCTGCGTTCCCATGCTGCAAATCATCCAGCCGAAATTCTTATCCAGCATGACCGATGACCCGACCGAATAGGCCCAGCCCTTCTCTTCACGGAGTTTCTTTTGCAGTCGATTCGAGAGAACCGCATTGGCTACACTCAGTCCCGGAGCATCGGGCGAACCCGCCGCCGGCAGCAGGTGTCCGATATAAATATACACCTGCTCTTTGTCCATTTGCTGATTGATGCTTTTCTCACCCGTGATTTCGGCCGGCCGGGCCGCGTCGATCGGCTCGAAACCGCCTCTTTTCATTGCCCCGAATTTCTTCCTGAGCATGGACATCATTTTATCGGCTGCGTA
Proteins encoded:
- a CDS encoding cupin produces the protein MPVRKYKEIDRAKIVMDGVIGTTKMVPIGKNEGWEDHTMRVFKIAPGGHTPKHAHDWEHVNYIMSGKGRLTIDGKVHEVEAKDFAFVPPNALHQFENPYGTDFEFICIVPNRGEY